The following is a genomic window from Apodemus sylvaticus chromosome 10, mApoSyl1.1, whole genome shotgun sequence.
atggctaaggtcaaaaactcaggagacagcaggtattggcgaggatgtagaaaaaaaggaacactcctccactgctggtggggctgtaagatggtacaaccactttggaaatcagtctggcagttcctcagaaaactggacgtgacacttccagaggaccctgctatacctctcctgggcatatacccaaaggattccccggcatgcaataaagacacatgctccattatgttcatagtagccttatttataatagccagaagctggaaagaattcagatgtccctcaaaggaggaatggatacaaaaaatgtggtatatttacacaatggaatactactcagcaattagaaacaatgaattcaaaaaatttttaggcaaatggtttgatctggaaaatatcatcctaagtgaggtaacccaatcacaaaaagaataaaaatggaatgcaatctctaataagtggatattaattagcccagaagccctgaatacccaaggcacaaatcgcataacaaatgactcccatgaagaagtatggagagggtcctgatcctggaaaggattgatctagcattggaggggaatacaaggacagagaaaaaggagggaggtgattggagaatggatggagagaagaaggtttatgggacatatggggaggggggatccgggaaaggggaaatcatttggaatgtaaacaaagaatatagaaaataaaaatatttaaaaaatttctgtaaaaaaaaaaaaaaatatttaaaaaaaagaaaagaaaagaaaccagaaaaaaatctgataaacttgaagatttgcatgcaaaatatttctgataaaatcgaataaatatataggaaaacatgttaaaattaaagactatcgtggaaattatacacataaaatcataGGAATAAAGATGATTCcaagttgattgaaggtgaaattataaacattttcagataaaattgaaaatttacatggaaaatatttctggaaaattcaagaaatatagaaacaaacacattaaaattgactattttatggaaatttttaaatataaaatggtagatataaaactctaaataaattgaaggtagaattagaatacttgtgataaaatcaaagatttacattgaaaacattcctgataaaatagagaaaatatatagaaaggcatattaaaattgaagattatcatgaaaaataatgcagataaaatagtagccataaaaaatactaaattaattaaaagggaattacaaatgttttctgataaaattgaagatttacatgagaaatatttcatcagtcatgtctttttattggggagttgagtccattgttgttaagagatattaaggaacagtgattgttgcttcctgttattttttatgttatttttatgtttgcatgagtatgttcttttgggtttattgggaaaagattactttcttgctttttctagggtgtagtgtatctccttgtgttggcattttacaTCAATTatgctttgtagggctggatttgtggacagatattgtgtaaatttggttttatcatggaatatcttggtttctccacctatgatgattgagaaatttgctgggtatagtagcctgggctggcatttgtgttctcttagggtctgtatgaggtctgcccaggatcgtctagttttcattgtctctggtgagaaatctggtgtgattctgataggactGCCTTTAGAAGTTACTTgccatttttcccttactacttttaatattctttctttgtttactgaatttggtgttttgttcattatgtgccaggaggactttctatTCTGGcccactctgtttggagttctgaaggcttcttgtatgttcatgggcatctctttctctaggttagggaagttttcttctacaattttgctgAGGATATTTACTGGGCCATTAAGATGTATATCCCCACTCtcttgtatacctataatccttaggtttggtcttcttattatGTCCtagaattcctggatgttttggattgcCAGCTttaggcattttgcattttctttgactgttgagtcaatgttttctatggtatcttcagcacctgaggttctttcttctatctcttgtattctgttgttgatggttgcatctatgactcctgaattctttccaagtttttctatctccagagatgtctcactttgtgattctttattgtttctacttccacttttagattctggatggttttgttcagttccatcacttgattgtttgtgttttcctgtaattttttaagggatttagtgtttcttctttaagggcttctgccttttgacccatgctctcctgtatttctttaagggatttttgtgtttcctctttaagggcttttacctgttgatcaatgttctcctgtatttctttaagggagttattttttttgtctttttttttattcgatatattttttatttacatttcagatgatttccccttttctagtcccccactccccgaaagtcccataagcccccttttctccccctgtcctcccacccaccccttcccacttctaagggagttatttaagtctttcttgaaggcctctatcagcatcatgagatacgattttaattccaactcttgcttttccagtgtgttggggtatccggaacttgctgtggtaggagaactgggttctgatgttgttgtgtggccttggtttctgttggtagggttcttgtacatgctagttggtattcttgtctctggctggaatttATTCCTCCTgttggcctgtaagcctgtgtccttactcctctgagctcaaaagtgaaagcactgctgggagatctctctctctctcctggtaggctatgcacagaagactgtggagtctcctggctcatTGTGCAAATGGCAGTAGGAAAACTTCTGTCcaagctgctccactgatcttaggtcctgtgtgctcctagctgggcccctccagagagaaggtggacaTCTCaccttctcagaagagaaagcgCTGTTGGgaaatcactctctcctggttgGCTGTGCACCAAAGGCTGTGgatctcctggctccctggtgcaaaccAACCCCAAGTTTTCAAGTCCACACCTATGGCAGATAACATGTCACAAAGACTACTGaaagtttatataaatatacaaacagaGAGAGTAATTAGGTTGGGGAAAGAGAATTCTTCACAGTGAACAAAGTCCCAGACATACAATACCTGACACATGTTGGGGCTGATTCTTATTTATGATCATGATATTTATGGTTATTGTTAATACTGGCTATGATTTCCCACTAAAACAAAACTGAAGGGTAAATCTGGCTGAGCAGAGGTGTCTGTTAGCAGCCCTGGCTCTAACATTCTCCTGGCATTCACCTTTAAAGTCCCAGAAGGGAGTTATTAACAAAATCTTATCTGAGAATGAGCAGAGTCCACCCAGAGATGATGTCACTTGCCTCCTGTTCCTTGTGCACTTAACCAGCTGCTGTCCCTTGGTCCATACAACCCAGGCTACAGCTGCAGCTGCATCTGATGGTGAGCAGGACCTGACAGGACAGTCTGCATAGCACAAGGTGGTCACTAGACAACCTGTTCTTTCTTTACAAAATCTCCTTTATCCTTTAttctttactttcttatttattatcaGAAGAAATTCagctcttttctcctcctcttcatctttttcttcttcctcctcttcctctttctcctcctctttctttgtttttgctttgttttgttttgtttttgagcactagatgtcctgtaactcactctgtagaccagtctggcctcaaactcagatctacatgcctctgcctgCTACTTCTGGGAATAaacgtgtgcaccaccacacccagattctTCCTAAGGATTCCTTTTAGTACTTCCTTACTGAGAATTTTTCTATGACATGAATGAAGCAAtatgtactacacacacacacacacacacaagacatgcTTTGACTATGTTGGtaattcccctgcctcagactcAAAAATGCTAGAATTTTTATAGTCATCTGGCACCACGGCCACACTTATGCATTTTTAACTTTTCATATGACAAGGCATTCATTTTCAAAACTGTCTTGTGGGTAGATTGTGTAATTCCAAATGTGGGTAAATTTTGAGGGTTGCAATAATGCAGAAATAATTAGCTTAATTTTATTCATGTTACATCATATGAAGCAGACAGTGGGTAACATAAATTCAAAGTATACGTTCTTGGAGAAGTAAAACTTCCCATAGAACCCAGGCAGGTGCCCATTCTGTGCTTACGCACAGGGTAAGCACTCATTCTGTCAGTGGTTGTGTGAAGTGAGGTAGATATGTGGTCCTTAACCTGATGTGCCACTTGATGTCATGTGAACAGCTTGGTGCACTGATAACCCTCTGAATTACTAAGAGTGAAGGCAGAACAAAGACAGAGCTGCATTCCAAGCCAGCAGCATCCCTGAGCCACCCTGCTTCTTCCATAGAACTCAGCCatgctttcttcttttgaagAGGAGAAGCTCAGGGTCTCACCCATCTGGGTCAGcagtaaaacacaaaatgaacattaaaatgtttaaacTTTTATCAATCTAAGTTTCTTTTCATGaatactcttttttaaaatggaagtctATCTTTTTCTTCTAATCTCTCAGtctattttctgtctctgtctttgcccATCACTTCCCATAGGTCTCAGATCTGTCTGGCATTGATATGAAGGCATCAAGAACCTTGCTGTGTtcttagcagcagcagcagcctggccAGAGTGTGACATTCTAAGGGATTCACGAACAGGTTTGCTTTTGTGCctttgttatataaaatattccaGAGACTTGTGACTGCTGTCTCACAGTCCCTCCCTTGTAATTATTGCTAACATCTCAGAgagatttcattttcttcctatagcttggagaaaacaaaatatagtattgatagtttagaatttttaaaaacaaactttaaaaatctcTCATCTTTAAGAAGTACATGTGGAAGAGGCATTTCTGAGCCTCATCAGGAAGGCTGGGTACATTCTGTCTGATGCTGTTTCTTCCTGTGCTGTACCTATTGAAACCTTCAAACTTATTTTACATTTACCTATTTTCCCAGAATAGATGGATGCTACCCTTGTTCAGTGCAATCAAGATTAGTGTGTCCCTGGATTTCTCTCAGCATGTGGGGAGGCTGtgagtgtggggaggagggaacagTAAACTGCTCTCAGGAAGATCTCATGGCTGTGTTCCTCTGCTTCTCAGACTCGGTGAGGAAGTGACTGACAGTCCACACAGATGCTGCTGCCATAGCCTGGTCTGGAAACCGGCAGTGACTGCTAAACCCTCAGTCTTCTGCTGAGGCTTAGAGTAAATGGCACAGCCTGTGAGGAGATGAACTTGAAgaatcagggaccagaaaaggtgGGACTTTCAATTTACAAGTGTTAGATGAGGAAACACATCATATGTATTATTGTATCTATATtttcatatgaatatatttatatgaatatatatttaaagagaaTGTATCTTCAAAACCTAGAGTTACAGGACAGTTCAAATTCAGTTTCAAATAGGTTGTGTGCATAAATCAACTAAAATCGTTaaccatattattttaaaatccacATTCTAAATAAATGCTAAAATGAAGAGTGTGTCCCACATTGTATTAATATTAGAAGCAGTTTTGTAATGGTTCTGAAGAATAACTTGCATATTCATTAATTTTCTGAATCATGAATTTGCTTATTTACTTATATGCATTTCACTTTcataaggttttgtttgttttcactacTTTTGTAAGTAATGGAAAAAATTTTAATGCAAATTGAAGAACTTGATAGAGAACACATTGGTCATCAGGAAAGATTATGACCATGAATTGGGGCGGCTCTACACTGAGTAGTGATGGCTGTAACCACATCTGTGAATTCTTACATTGTTAAGTTCCTTAAATTTTAGTTAGATATAACTATGAGATATAGAGGGGAGGGAACTTTTCAGCATAATATATTTGTACACTGATCAGTAGTCACTGGCCACAAAGCTTCTTGGTTGCCTAGGAGATACCCAGGGACACAATCTGGATGAGGAACTACACTGGACAGTCAGATTTCACACTGCTGGGATTCTTCAGTCAATCCAAGCACCCTGCCCTGCTGGCTGTGGTCATATTTGTAGTTTTCATGGTGGCCTTGTTTGGAAACGCCCTTCTGATCCTGCTGATAGTCTCTGACATccacctccacacacccatgtacttttttATCAGCCAGCTGTCCCTCATGGACATGATGTACATTTCTGTCACTGTGCCCAAGATGCTCTTGGACCAGGTTGTGGGAAGCCAAAAGATCTCAGCTGCAGCCTGTGGAATGCAGATGTTCTTGTACTTGACACTAGGAGGGTCAGAATTTTTGCTTCTAGCTGCCATGtcctatgatcgctatgtggccatctgccatcCACTAAGGTATCCTGTCCTCATGAATCACAGGGTGTGTCTTCTCCTGTTGTCTGTTTGTTGGCTCCTGGGATCCTTGGATGGCTTCATGCTCACACCAGTTACCATGACCTTCCCATTCTGTGGATCTCGGAAGATCCACCACTTCTTCTGCGAGGTCCCTGCTGTGACCAAACTCTCCTGCTCTGACACCTGGCTCTATGAGACCctcatgtatgtgtgctgtgtgctcatGATTCTCATTCCTGTGACAGTCATCTCAGGCTCCTATTCATCTATCCTCCTCACTGTCCTCAGGATGAACTcagcagagggcaggaagaaGGCCCTGGCCACCTGCTCCTCCCACATGACTGTGGTCCTCCTCTTCTATGGAGCTGCTGTCTATACCTACatgctccctgcctccctccacaCCCCTGAGAAGGACATGGTGGTGTCTGTGTTTTATACCATACTCACCCCTCTGTTGAACCCACTAATCTATAGTTTTAGGAATAAGAATGTCACAGAGGCTATGAAGAAAATGTTGGGTGTGAACACCCTCTTCCAAGAAATAGTATAGTAATCTGAAATGCATATTTCTCTTGTTTGTCTCCACACATCTGTTGATCCAAGTCTCATGCTGATGCTACTGCCGATCCATCATGTCTCATTTCGTATTCATCTCCTTTGGAAGAACTATTCCTCTACTCTGAAATTTTCTTCATTGATATACTTCTCATGTATTCAAACCCTTTATAAGTAGtctttaaatattacattttatgaAGTCAATAGTGgctatttaattttgtgtgtcaatAATCTCACCATTGAAAAGTCATCATCACTGCCCATGATGTGTGCAACTGATAAACATAGAGAGTTGAAAGAAAAGTGTTTAACAAAGATCAGTTGACATAATTGTCATATTATGTCAACAAGTGATAAGTTGACATAAATgtcatattaaaataattctgtATACTTTTTGATAATTTATGTAAATTTGAAATTgaacaaaaataaagaacaagacacagttttcttcttcagcttctatATTGTGATATAgtaaaaaataaaggttaaaagaaatttaaatcaagatAGTTCAAGTGGCACTGAGGTTTTTTAATTGGCAGTGTTTGCCTACAAACATAATCCCTCAAAATGCAACACACCTCTCTTTTCAAAGCAAATTAGGAATCACCTATTCTTGAGCCACAAGTGAGTGACAATTTttgatatttgccctctatcaggTGTGGACttagtaaaaatcttttcccattccaAAGCTTGCTGTTTTTTCCTACTGATGGTGTCcttgcattacagaagcttttgaATTTAGTGAGGTCCcacttattaattgttgatttttGTGTGTACACTGTCTATGTTCTATTTATGAATTTGTCTCCTATGCAAATGGGtgcaaggctattccccactttctcttctatcatcttcagtgtatctggttttatgttgaggtctttgatccacttggaccttaGTTTTATGAAGGGTGATACATATtgatctatttatattttctgcatACAGATACAAAGGTAGACCAACACTGTTTGTAAAAGATGTGTCTTTCTATCTTCTTTATCATAAATCCATTGTCCATAGGTCTGTGAATTTATATCTgagtctttgatttgattctatTAACCAGTATGTCTGCTGTTATACCAATACCTGGTGGGTTTCATGACTATAGTTCTTACAGCTTcaaatcagagatggtgattccttcAAAAGTTCTtatattattcaggattgttttagctattctgtggtatttgttttgttgttttatcatTTGAAGTTGATCACTGTCATTTCAAGGTCTGCAAAAATTATGTTCatattttgatgtgtattgcattgggtctgtagattgcttttggtagtatggccattttcactatgttgatCTTACTTGTCCATgggaatgggagatctttccatcttctgatgtcttatccaatttctttcttcaaaagattgaagtttttatcacaagtctttcacttgctggATCAGACttacccccaagatattttatattatttgtggttattgtaaaatgtatttttctgcttcctttctcaGCCCTTTTGCTGTTTACATATTCGAGGGTTACTGATTTCTTCTTTAGTTAACcttctatccagccactttgctaaaaggatttatcagttgtaggagttccctggtagaaaTTTGGGGATCACTTATGCATATTATTATATCATATGTAATGATGTAATAGCAATACTTtagtttcttcctttctaatttgtatcctcttAATCTCCTTTGattttcttattgctctagctagaactttatgCACTATATTGACTATatatggagagagtagacagccttgatTTGTCTCTGAGTTTAGAGcttatctccatttaatttgacaaTAGCTATAGACGTGTTACTGTAAAtggcctttattatgttgaggaaTGTCCCTTGAATCCCTAATCTCTACCATGCTTTTGTCATGACAGGCTGTTGGATTTGTCAAAAGCTCTTTTGGCATCTAGTAAGATGGTCATGTGGGTTTTATTCTCTCAATTTGTTTATTTCGTGAATTACATTAACTGATTTTCTAATGTTGAACCATCCTAGTATCTCtaggatgaagccaacttgatcattgtggatgatggTTCTTTTGTATTCTGGGATTCAGTTTGCTtgtgttttattgagtatttttgcatttatgtttataagggaaattgattagtcattatctttctttgtttaatcttTGTGTGGTCTGAGTATCGGGGTGATTATGGCCTCATTCAATTTTGTGGGGCATAGTCTCTCAGCTGTTATCTCTGGTTTCATACAGACCTACGTTCAGGtgcttttcattttgagaatctctattgagaagtcggatgtaattctaataggtcttcctttacatggtAGTTGGTCTTTTTtcccttgaagcttttaatatcAGCTCTTTGTTCTGTCTGTTTGGTGTACTGATGATTTATCTtcagcccctgagattctctcttgcatctcttgtattctgttggtgatgcctgCATCTGTAGATCCTGTTCACTTACCTAGATCTTTCATTTACACAaatccctttattttattttctttattgcttcaagtcccactttcaggtcttgaacagttttattcatattcGTCAACTATTTGCTTTGTTTCCTTGACTATCTTGGCTTTTCTAATGGGATTTACTTATTCTCTCTTTAAGGACCTATATCATCTTCATAAAGTttgttttaaggtctttttcttgAGTTTGACCTGTGTCAGAATAGTCAGGCTCTGTCAGTGACATGTTACCTTTGAAGTTTTTGTTGTGCTCTTCTGCTGGCATCTAGGCATCTGCATTTGGGGTGATTATGTTTTGAGGTGCAGATTTCTTATTCAGTGGGCATAAGCTTGGCCCTTTTGATTTTAGACTAACCTTTTATAATGGTTTGAATGTGCTAggtccaaggagtggcactattaagatgtgtggccctgttggattagtgtggccttggaggaagcatgtcattGTGCGcctggactttaagaccctcatcctagctccctgaaagccagtcttctgtttgcctttggaatcAGATGGAGAACTCCCAGTTATTGCTATatcacacctgcctggatgctgccataccctaccttgatgatagtggactaaaccaGCTCAAATTAAATGtgttccttataagagttaccttggtcatggtgtctgttcacggcAGTAAAACACTGAAAATCCCAGAACTATCTTTTAGGTTTGGGCAGGTAATAGCTAAAGCtatctcacagacacagacattaaTCACCCAAGCCTCATGCCAGCACATTCTCCATACTGTGCTGTGGCTCCTACGGTATGGAGAGTCTCTTGCAAGGCTTTGAGTTCCCACTGTGACTTACAACATAGATTTGTTATTTCTACTAACTACTGGTTCATACTGTGTATTTGCGGGGGAAATGTGCTATGTATTAGCTTCTAttatatccatttctttttttaatatttttattttctatattctttgtttacattccaaatgatttcccctttcccagattccccctccccatatgtcccataaaccttcttctctccacccattctccaatcacctccctcctttttctctgtccttatattcccctctaatgctagatcaatcctttccaggatcaggaccctctccatacttcttcatggaagtcatttgttatgtgatttgtgccttgggtattcagagcttctgggctaattaatatccacttatcagagattgcattccatgtgtactcttttgtgattgggttacctcacataggatgatattttccagatcaaaccatttgcctaaaaattttgtgaattgattgtttctaattgctgagtagtattccattgtgtaaatataccatattttctgtatccattcctcctttgagggacatctgaattctttccagcttctggctattataaataaggctgctatgaacataatggagcatgtgtctttattgcatgctggggaatcctttgggtatatgcccaggagaggtatagcagggtcctctggaagtctcatgtccagttttccatttctgtttttattatgtttttatgacTTGTCCATATTGTAGCATGAGTTTATCACTTTATTACATAAGATTTGATTGTTTGATGACAataattatttttcccttttccaaaAGAGCTCCTCGTGTGTCAGTTTCTAAGACTCTACAAAGCCTTTGTGTTTCAAGGTGAAACTTCATGCAAAGAATGGGGCAGGCAAGTGACATTGAAATAGAATATTATCCCCTTGGTAGCTGCATGTACCCCTCACTGTGCAATAGATGCTGGGCAGTCAGAAACGACTGGTGGTCCCTTCCTGATAGCATGCAGGACCTGAGACAGCTGTGTCCTAACAATGCCTAGTTAGCTGCTTTAAGTGCTGGATACAGACTGGAGTCCCACAGAGCCTCTGTCAACCAAATGTGACGTAGCTGCCCCAGACCAGCAGTTATAGGAAACGACcccatttctttcccttcttctgcCAATGtccacccagggctacacactAACCAAGTGTCAAAGGAGTCGGTCACTCTCCTCCATCTGTAGACTGAATCCCTGGGTGCCTGAGAGGGCTGAGATCAAGAGGTGACCTGTGTGAACACAGGACAGAGTGTGACCAGAGGATGGCATGGGAACAGTGCCATGCTGTTGCAAAGGGATCAGAAACATTCAGACAAAATTCAGAACAATTGGGCTGCAGATCAAGAGTGCAGAACTGGTTCTGTATTGTAGCTCTGACTACACAGTGTACATCACTGTGTCTGCAGATTATGGATGGGTGTGACTTTTAAAGTGTGGTTTTCACTCAGCTGTGGTTAATATCAACATTTACATTTTCATCTAAGTCATTTATATTTAATAGATTGTTCAGTAACTTTCAGGTCTCTATTTAAATTGAAACAAGCATTTACACTGAAGGCAGCTCTAAGGACTCTGGTTTGTGACTGACAGCAGAACCCAGGGGCGATGCAGTGAGGGGAGAAGATGGCACAG
Proteins encoded in this region:
- the LOC127694316 gene encoding olfactory receptor 2T29-like, encoding MRNYTGQSDFTLLGFFSQSKHPALLAVVIFVVFMVALFGNALLILLIVSDIHLHTPMYFFISQLSLMDMMYISVTVPKMLLDQVVGSQKISAAACGMQMFLYLTLGGSEFLLLAAMSYDRYVAICHPLRYPVLMNHRVCLLLLSVCWLLGSLDGFMLTPVTMTFPFCGSRKIHHFFCEVPAVTKLSCSDTWLYETLMYVCCVLMILIPVTVISGSYSSILLTVLRMNSAEGRKKALATCSSHMTVVLLFYGAAVYTYMLPASLHTPEKDMVVSVFYTILTPLLNPLIYSFRNKNVTEAMKKMLGVNTLFQEIV